In Helicobacter ibis, one genomic interval encodes:
- the moaA gene encoding GTP 3',8-cyclase MoaA: MLVDSFGRTIDYIRISLTERCNFRCMYCMPNTPMDIGSESDDVPLDSVLNFIKIAIKQGVKKIRITGGEPLLRSQIVPFIAKIYELNPNIDIALTTNAFLLAPLAKDLKQAGLKRINISLDSLKPEKIVLISKRDGLNKILQGIESAVKEGFTIKLNMVPLLGINDDEIVDILEYGINLGVGVRFIEFMENTHAKDSTKGLRANEILHKIKAKYEVDLLEKDFFGPATLFKLPTKDCIFGIIAPHNDDFCKTCNRIRLSSEGKLIPCLYHENAVDIKEHMLRGNEKEILKNLKLCVEKKPEKNDWDNNEVSTRAFYKTGG, translated from the coding sequence TTGCTAGTTGATAGTTTTGGACGCACAATAGACTATATAAGAATAAGCTTGACTGAAAGATGTAATTTTAGGTGCATGTATTGTATGCCAAATACGCCTATGGATATAGGCAGTGAGAGTGATGATGTGCCATTAGATTCTGTATTAAACTTCATAAAAATAGCAATAAAACAAGGTGTAAAAAAAATAAGAATAACAGGTGGTGAGCCATTACTTAGGAGCCAAATTGTGCCTTTTATTGCAAAAATTTATGAACTAAATCCAAATATCGATATAGCACTAACTACAAATGCTTTTTTATTAGCTCCACTAGCAAAAGACTTAAAACAAGCTGGGTTAAAGAGAATAAATATCTCCCTAGATTCGTTAAAACCAGAAAAAATAGTACTAATTTCAAAACGAGATGGTCTAAATAAAATCCTACAAGGCATAGAATCTGCAGTCAAAGAAGGCTTCACAATCAAGCTAAATATGGTACCACTACTAGGCATAAATGATGATGAAATTGTGGATATTTTAGAATATGGAATAAATCTTGGAGTTGGAGTTAGATTTATAGAGTTTATGGAGAACACACACGCAAAAGATTCCACAAAAGGGCTTAGAGCAAATGAAATACTACATAAAATAAAAGCAAAATATGAAGTAGATTTATTAGAGAAGGATTTTTTTGGTCCTGCAACACTATTTAAGCTACCAACAAAAGATTGTATATTTGGAATCATAGCACCACACAATGATGATTTTTGCAAAACTTGTAACAGAATAAGGCTCAGCAGTGAAGGTAAATTAATACCATGTTTATATCATGAAAATGCAGTTGATATAAAAGAGCATATGTTAAGAGGAAATGAAAAAGAGATTCTGAAAAATCTAAAACTATGCGTAGAAAAAAAACCAGAAAAAAATGACTGGGACAATAATGAAGTATCTACTAGGGCATTTTATAAAACAGGTGGATAA
- a CDS encoding Dps family protein has product MSKVVQTLKQIQADSAVFYIKLHNYHWNVVGMDFHPVHKALEEMYDDITDLMDDCAERILQLNEKPYVTLKDMLSASKIAEESATKFDSKTILKAILPDYEMFLKNLRELSDIAGEANDKATVALADEKIASLEKFLWMLKAQLA; this is encoded by the coding sequence ATGAGCAAAGTAGTTCAAACTTTAAAACAAATTCAAGCAGATAGTGCAGTATTCTACATTAAGCTTCACAACTATCACTGGAATGTAGTTGGTATGGATTTTCACCCTGTGCATAAAGCATTAGAGGAAATGTATGATGATATTACTGATTTAATGGACGATTGTGCAGAGAGAATCTTGCAATTAAACGAAAAGCCTTATGTAACACTAAAAGATATGCTAAGTGCTAGTAAAATTGCTGAAGAGAGTGCTACAAAATTTGATTCAAAGACTATCTTAAAAGCTATTTTGCCTGACTATGAGATGTTCTTAAAGAATCTAAGAGAGCTATCTGATATAGCTGGTGAAGCAAATGACAAAGCAACAGTTGCACTAGCAGATGAGAAAATAGCTTCTTTAGAGAAGTTCTTATGGATGCTAAAGGCTCAACTAGCCTAA
- a CDS encoding molybdenum cofactor guanylyltransferase encodes MVGVILCGGRSQRMGEKKEYLKFADFTLADYQAKKMKANFEKLYFSSKESVLNSYNIPTIFDNSNIYAPIFGLCSSLEFIDDDIFVLAVDTPFFVSFTRLINSFYEMQRPTFAKSNSKIHPLIGIYPKDSINVVKKHIQENNYKLQNLLISLKADYVSIDLKETQNLNYKEDYKEALRMVYKY; translated from the coding sequence ATGGTAGGCGTGATATTATGTGGTGGCAGAAGTCAAAGAATGGGAGAAAAAAAGGAGTATTTGAAATTTGCAGATTTCACTCTTGCAGACTATCAAGCAAAAAAAATGAAAGCTAATTTTGAAAAATTATATTTCTCAAGCAAAGAATCTGTGTTAAATTCATATAACATACCAACAATATTTGATAATAGCAATATTTATGCACCTATTTTTGGGCTTTGTAGCTCTTTAGAGTTTATAGATGATGATATTTTTGTTCTTGCGGTTGATACTCCCTTTTTTGTATCTTTTACTAGGCTTATTAATTCTTTTTATGAGATGCAAAGACCAACTTTTGCTAAGAGTAATTCTAAAATCCACCCGCTAATAGGTATATATCCGAAAGATTCGATTAATGTTGTAAAAAAGCATATACAAGAAAATAACTATAAATTACAAAATTTGCTTATATCATTAAAAGCAGATTATGTAAGTATAGATTTAAAAGAAACACAGAATCTAAACTATAAAGAAGACTATAAAGAAGCCTTAAGAATGGTTTATAAATATTGA
- the gpmI gene encoding 2,3-bisphosphoglycerate-independent phosphoglycerate mutase yields the protein MKTILVITDGIGYSKETEYNAFFHANKPNYEKLFKEVPYGMIKTYGLSVGLPDGQMGNSEVGHMCIGSGRILYQDLVKINKAIESGELLKNKALQSLKNTKKIHVIGLASDGGVHSHIDHINALAFGLKDSHEIYLHLISDGRDVLPQSALGFVQSILEKIQGTNIKVASLCGRFYAMDRDNRWDRVERAYNTIALGENLTDKTPLEYIETQYSKEIFDEFIEPVSFIGESFSKDDGIIFVNFRSDRAREIVSALGIADFSSFVRKGFVELPLVTMTQYDKNFNFPVMFPKDSIQNTLAEIISKNNLRQFHTAETEKYAHVTFFFNGGIEEPYNGEDRILIPSPKVKTYDEKPEMSAFEVCDEVLKAMDMEYDFIVVNFANGDMVGHTGSLSAAIKAVEAVDTQIGRIYEKSKEKEYALILTSDHGNCEEMQNNNGEILTNHTIGEVWAFISAPNVKSVKNGGLNNIAPSVLKLMGLEIPKEMDTPLF from the coding sequence ATGAAAACAATACTTGTGATAACAGATGGCATAGGATATAGTAAAGAGACAGAATATAACGCATTTTTCCACGCTAATAAGCCAAATTATGAAAAGCTTTTCAAAGAAGTTCCATATGGAATGATAAAGACTTATGGATTATCAGTTGGGCTACCAGATGGACAAATGGGGAATTCTGAAGTGGGGCATATGTGTATAGGAAGTGGCAGAATCTTATACCAAGACTTAGTAAAAATAAACAAAGCAATAGAGAGTGGAGAATTGTTAAAAAATAAAGCCTTGCAATCTCTAAAAAACACAAAAAAGATTCATGTAATAGGCTTAGCAAGTGATGGTGGTGTGCATTCTCATATAGATCATATAAATGCTTTGGCATTTGGACTTAAAGATAGTCATGAGATATATTTACATTTAATTAGCGATGGTAGGGATGTGTTGCCTCAAAGTGCATTAGGTTTTGTGCAGTCTATTTTAGAGAAGATTCAAGGCACAAATATCAAGGTGGCTTCTCTTTGCGGGAGATTCTACGCAATGGATAGAGATAATAGGTGGGACAGAGTAGAGAGGGCATATAATACAATAGCACTTGGCGAAAATCTAACAGATAAAACGCCACTAGAGTATATAGAGACTCAATATTCTAAAGAAATTTTTGATGAATTTATAGAGCCAGTTAGTTTTATTGGAGAGAGCTTTAGTAAAGATGATGGCATTATTTTTGTGAATTTTAGAAGTGATAGAGCTAGAGAGATTGTTAGTGCATTGGGGATTGCTGATTTTAGCTCTTTTGTCAGGAAAGGTTTTGTTGAATTACCGTTGGTTACAATGACACAATATGATAAGAATTTTAACTTTCCAGTTATGTTTCCAAAAGATAGCATACAAAATACACTTGCAGAGATAATTTCTAAAAATAACTTAAGACAATTCCACACAGCAGAGACAGAAAAATATGCACATGTAACATTTTTCTTCAATGGCGGAATTGAAGAACCATATAATGGAGAAGATAGAATCTTAATACCATCACCAAAGGTTAAAACATATGATGAAAAGCCAGAAATGAGTGCTTTTGAAGTGTGTGATGAGGTATTAAAAGCTATGGATATGGAGTATGATTTTATTGTTGTTAATTTTGCAAATGGTGATATGGTAGGACATACAGGCTCTTTGTCTGCAGCTATAAAAGCAGTCGAAGCAGTGGATACTCAAATAGGCAGAATCTATGAGAAATCCAAAGAAAAAGAATATGCACTAATTCTAACAAGTGATCACGGGAATTGTGAGGAAATGCAAAATAATAATGGTGAGATTCTTACAAATCATACTATAGGCGAGGTGTGGGCATTTATATCAGCACCAAATGTCAAAAGTGTAAAAAATGGAGGACTTAATAATATTGCACCAAGTGTGCTAAAACTAATGGGGCTAGAGATTCCAAAGGAGATGGATACTCCTTTGTTTTAG